A segment of the uncultured Desulfobulbus sp. genome:
ATAAAGGCTGGTGAGGTGGTTCTGACGCTGGATGATGCCGATCTTGCTGCTGAGGTCCGAGTCGCTGCCGCTGCCCTTGACAAGGCCAAGGTGGAAGTGAACGTTGCGGAGGCAGTACTTGATAATCAGCGTGCCGGCCTGGAGAGTGCACAGGCACAAATCCTTGTCGCTGAGGCTGACGTCAGAAAAGCAGAGATAGAGCTTAAAGACACTGTGCGCCATCGCGACCGGATGACAAGGCTCTATTCGCTGAAGACCGTCCCCCAGGAGTCCTATGACTCGGCGGTGACTGCCCATGCATCCACATTGGCTGCGGTGGACTCAGCCAGGGCCAAGCTCGAGGCGGCAAAGGCCGGACGTCGCGCTGTTGAAGCACAGCTGAATATGGCACTAAGTCAGGTCGCCCTGGCCCAAGCCGGAACCAGGCAGGCCGAGGCAAATCTTGCCCAGTGGCAAGCGAAATACAACGACACCATTCTCAAAAGTCCTCTTGCCGGCATTGTTGTCTATAAAGCGGCCGAACAGGGGGAGACGGTCACGCCCGGCATGACAATTCTGACCCTGGTCGATCTCAGCAGGTTGACTGTCCGGGTGGATATCGATGAATCGAGACTCGGCTTACTTGGCATCAACGACAAGGTAACGCTGCATCCCATCGGCAATAATGGAAAATCAATCAGAGGGCACATCGCTGCCATAAATCGCTACGCTGATTTTGCTACCCAGAAAGATGTAACCGGAGGACGGGAGGATATCCGAACCTTTCGGGTGAGTATTGCCGTCGATGAAACAGAGAGTGGCCTGTTTCCTGGTATGACCGTCAAGGTGACCATTCCGGAGAAGACGGAGGCGGGGAATGCACGCTAACCTTGCCGTAGAGGTGAGCGGTATCACCAAAAAATACGGTGACTTCACGGCGGTGGACGATATCAGTTTTTCCGTGGCCGAAGGCGAAATCTTTGGTTCGCTTGGACCAAACGGTGCAGGTAAGACCACGTTGATTCGCATGCTGACTACGCTGATCAAACCAACCAGCGGGGATGCCCGGGTGGCGGGTTGCGAGGTGGTCAGGCATCCGGAGGAGGTACGCCGACAGATCGGTGTCGTTCCGCAGGCGATGACCAGCGATCTCGATCTGACCGCGTATGAGAACATGGATATCTACGGCCGTTTTTACAGTATCCCGACCCGGGAGCGACTGCAGCGTATTGATGCGCTTCTGGAAACAGTCGGCCTGCTTTCCAGGGCGAACGATCTGGTCGCCTCCTTTTCCGGCGGCATGCGACGCCGTCTTGAGATCGCCCGAGTCTTGATCCATAAGCCGAAGATTCTTTTCCTCGACGAGCCGACCACCGGTCTCGACCCCCAGTCACGCCGGGTTATCTGGGATTTTATTCAGCAATTCAGGGAGGGCGATGCCATGACCATTTTCCTGACCACCCATTATATGGAGGAGGCCGAGGAGTTCTGCGACCGGGTGGCGATTATCGATCACGGCAGGATTGTTGTTATCGGTTCGCCTGCGGAACTGAAGGCGCAGATCCCAGGGAGCGATACCCTTTCCCTGCGAATTGAAAATATCAGCGAACCGCTGACCGATCGCATCCGGGAACTCCCCTTTGTCTGGTCGATCAGTGTCGAAGGCGATCTCCTCCGGGCATCTGTTGACAACGGAGCACAGAATCTCATGGAACTTCTGGCAAACATCAAAGATCTGGGGGCAACAGTGCTTGCCGCAACCATTCACGAACAATCGCTGGAGGACGTATTTATCCACCATACCGGCAAGGCACTGCGGGACGAGACCAAGAAAGTTGATTTTCTGATCGGTGCGGGCGTACCACGCAGCCTGCGTCGCTAAAGGCGGAAAGATAGATGCGAATGATGGCGGTGATCGACCGGGACCTGAAAAAGTTCAGGCGCAATCCCCTGGTTGTCGCGATGAGCGTGCTCATGCCGGTGCTCTATCTGTTGATCCTCGGCCATTCCTTCCAGGGAAAATTGACCGGTTTACCCTTGGCTGTCGTCCAGGGAGAGGAGGGGGCTGCCAGTCGGCAGTTGCTCGAAAATCTGAGGGCGGTTGAGGCCGGCCCGCGCACCCTCAAACTCTTTCCCATGGCGGACCAGGAGACGGCCATTGCCGGGGTACGCAAAGGCGACTATAAGGCCGCCCTGGTTATCCCCCAGGATTTTACCAGGCGTGTGGTGCAGCGGAATAGGGCGGAAATAGGGCTCTTTCTCGATAACACCGACGCCATTTCCTCCTCCAGCATCCAAGCGGCCGTGAACGGCGCCCTGCATGCGGTCGGACAGGACTATGTCGCCATTCGCGAGCAGGGGGGCGAAACGTACCAACGTGAGATTAATCTCTATCGGAAGGTTGATTATTTTCAGTCACTGGTACCGGGGGTGGTGATTATGGCGGTCTTCCTTGGCAGCCTAACCACCGGTGCTTTTAATCTGGTCATGGATCGGTTCCTGGGTGTGGATGAAAGCTACATGCTGACGCCACTCACCAAGACGGACATCGTCGGCGGACTGATAGGGAGCGGCCTATTTATTACCACCTGCATCGCTCTACTCATCTTCACGATCAGCATCCTGATCACCGGTATCCCTTTCAGTCATTTTTTGCGCCAATTTTTTTTCGTCGTTGTCGTCATCGTCCTCACAACCCTGGGACTGTTGAGCCTGATGTTTCTAATTCTGGGGCGATTCAATCATCCCAGGATCGTGGGCATTTTGAGCGGCTTCCTTAATGTTATCCTGTTTTTTCCGAGCGGCGCCATCTATCCTGTCGCCAGCTTTCCCGGATGGCTCAAGATCTTCGCCCGGATCAATCCCGAAGCCTATGCCGTTCATGCGCTGCAGAGCATCCTTTTCAAGGATGTTGGATTTACGGCAATCAGCAGCGATCTCCTGTTTCTTACCGTCTTTGTCGTGATTACGATGACTGCGGCTGTTGCCACCTTCAAACGAGACATCTAGCCGCGAGATTGGCAGAAAAAGCAATTATTTATTCAAGATTCCCCAACAGTATTTTCATTATGCAACTAATGGAAAAGACACCGCAAACATCGAAGTCCTCATTTCCGGCGGGGATGATCCTAGCGGCCCTGGGCGTGGTCTACGGTGATATAGGCACCAGCCCGCTTTATGCAATTAGGGAATGCTTTCATGGCGACTACGGCCTGCCAGTCACCACGGCAAACATCTATGGGGTGCTGTCGCTGGTGAGTTGGGCGCTGATTCTGGTGGTCAGTTGCAAATATCTGGGTTTTGTTCTCAGGGCAGACAACCAGGGAGAAGGCGGGGTGCTCGCCCTCACGGCCCTGTTGCGACACAGCCTTCCCAAGGCCTCCGCTACCTACCGCACCATTTTGGGACTGGGCCTGTTCGGGGCCTGCCTCCTCTATGGGGATAGTATGATCACCCCTGCAATTTCGGTCCTCAGTGCGGTCGAGGGGGTACGTGTCATTACTCCGACACTCAATTCCGTTGTCCTCCCGACCACGGTTGCGATCCTTATTGGTCTTTTCAGCCTGCAGCGTTCGGGAACAGCCCGCATCGGTAATCTCTTTGGCCCGATCATGCTGTTCTGGTTTGCCCTCCTGGCCCTCCTCGGCCTGATGCAAATCGTCCAGCATCCCCAAATTCTTGCAGCCCTTTACCCTTGGCATGGGCTGCACTTTCTTGCGTCCAACCGACTACCTGGGTTTATCGTCCTTGGCGCGGTGCTGCTTGTGGTTACCGGGGCTGAGGCCCTCTATGCCGATCTTGGTCATTTCGGAAAGACGCCCATTCGTTTGGCCTGGAGCCTGGTGGTCTTCCCCGCGCTCTTGCTCAACTATTTCGGCCAGGGGGCTGTGCTCCTCGTCCAACCGGAGATGTCCCACCATCCCTTTTATGCGCTTGTTCCCTCCTGGGCCATGGTTCCCATGGTGCTGCTTGCCTCTGTGGCCTCGGTCATTGCTTCTCAGGCGGTTATATCCGGGGCCTTCTCCCTCACCCAGCAGGCTATCAAGCTCGGTTATCTGCCCCGTTTTCGCATTCTCCACACCTCGGTGTCCCAGATCGGCCAGATCTATATCGCGCCGGTGAACTGGCTGCTTCTGCTTTGCGCCATTATCCTCGTTGCCGGCTTCCAGAGCTCAAGCAGGATTGCTGCTGCCTACGGCCTGGCCGTGACCGCTACCATGCTCATTACCACCCTGCTTTTTTACCTGCAGATGCGCAATAATTGGCAGTGGCCCGCGCTGGTGACGGGATTAATCACCGGGATTTTTTTGGTCGTGGATCTACTCTTCTTTGGTGCCAACATCACCAAAATTTTCCACGGTGCCTGGTTTCCTCTGGTCATTGGCGGAATCATCTACCTGGTGATGCTGACCTGGGCCGAAGGGAACAAACAGATCAGAAGCGCCCTGCAGCAGCGCACCCTAAGCATTGACAACTTCCTCGCCCGCATTGAGCAAGAAAGACCGCACCGTGCAAAAGGGACGGCCATTTACCTCACGCGGAGCGACAATATCATCCCCATGGCCTTGGTGCACAATCTGGAACACAATAAGGTCCTGCACGACAAGGTCATCCTTCTGAGCATCCTCACCGAAGAGACGCCACGGGTTGCCAACTTTGAAAAAATCAAAAGCGAACAGCTCGGTTCCGGAATGGTCCGCATTGTAGCACACTACGGTTTTATGGAAGAGCCGCGCATTGAAACCATCTTTTCCCTGGCTCAGGATCAGGGGGTGGAATGCGATCTGGACACGACCAGCTTTTTTTTGGGTCGCCAAAACCTGAGTGCCGGCGATTTGAAAGCCATGGCCCGATGGAGAGCCAATCTGTTTCTGTTCCTGTCTAAAAATTCGACGGATGTCAGCTCTTATTTTGCCATCCCCAAGGACAAGGTAATCGAGATCGGCCTGCAACTCGAACTTTGATCCCGACTTTAAAAAAACGGCACAGTCAGGAATTCCCCTCACCGATTTTTGTGCTGTTTTGATTTTATTACTTCAATGGACAAATAGTGAAACAATCGAGCCGTTAAATGGGCTAACTTACTGTTTTTATATCAATATCGATAAGATTAACTGCGTCGATTTAATTTCCCTTGGGTAAACCCCCGGCTTTGCCGGGGGGGAGCAACAACAGTTTGACGGTTCCTGTAAAATAAAGAAGCTCCCGCCTCGTGGACCGGTCAAAGTCACGAAAAGGGAGGCTTTATGAACGACATACAATGTTTAAGTCACACGAAATGGGATTGCAAGTTCCATGAGTGTGGATACCGAAATGCCGGAGAAAAATGCTTTATGGCCAACTTCGGAAAAACTTAGGTGAAGTGTTCCGTGATCTTGCACGGCAAAAAGAGAGCCGGATTGTCGAGGGACATTTGCAGCCCGATCATGTGCACATGCTGCTGTCGATCCCGTCGAAGTATTCGGTTGCCCAGGTTTTGGGTTACATGAAAGGGAAAAGTGCGATCTACATCGCACGCAATTACCTTGGGCAAAAGAAGAACTACAATGGGATGCACTTTTGGGCACGAGGCTATTTTGTGTCAACCGTTGGCGCCGACGAGGCAATGGTTCGAGCATATATCCGTAACCAGGAGCAAGAGGATCAGCGAGTCGAGCAACTGAACTCGTTTAAATAGGCGACCACCATATGGTGGTCAGATAATCTTTTCAAGAGACCGCTTTGAGCGGTTCACAGACTTTCAAGCCACCGGCTATGCCGGTGGTACATGACTTGGTAATGATGCCACCGTGTGGTTACTGCTTGAGTTTATGGCATTATCTCCAAGCCAATATATTGCGAACTTTGATGCAACCTGTTACTTGATTATTTTTAGAGTTACAAAGATCATATATTCGGAGCTTATAAGAACAGCCTTTCTTGCTGGAATCTGTAATCAAGGGGCAACAAAGCTAGAGCATATTGGAAGTGGTGCACCACGAGACTGCACGAAAGATGAGGGGGAATCCCTCGGGTCGGCTTGCAGGAGCAGGCTCCAAACCACCTTAAGCTACTGTGGTAAAGAGCCATGGTTGGTGAGCGTTAAGGGAAAATGGCCCGGCTTAGGATCGGGTCATGTATGGATCATGGAGACGAATCACCATGAACCACTGATGAGGTAACGAAAATTTAAGTTGCTGTCAAAACCGAAAATTACTTCGCCCCAGGAGAAACTATATGAAAAAATGGGTAAAACCTTTTTTTATGTTTTTTTTGGTCAATATAATAAATTTTACTTCCACCATCCCCTGTAACATTTCTTTTGCTGGTGAAATTACGTGGCAAGAGACGGCGGGGCCACAAGATAGCTGTGTTATTAGTATTGTCATCGACCCGTTAAACCCATCCATAATATACGCTGGGACATTAATCAACGGAGCCATTGAGGGCATTACTTGTAGTGGTAAAGGTGTGTATAAAAGTATCGATGGTGGAAAAATTTGGAGTCCTATCAACATCGGCCTGCCAGAAAATTCGCTTACCTATATGCTTGCCCTGGCCCCAACAAATCCGGCCACGTTGTATGTAGCAACTGCAACTCAAACACATGATGGTATTTTTAGAAGTACAAATGGTGGCGAAACCTGGAGTCCAATCAATAATGGACTTACAACTGATGGACGTCATATCCATGTTGAGCCGATAATCGACCCCTCAATGCCATCTACTATTTATATTGGGACCGAGGACGGAATTTTTAAGAGTACAAATGCTGGGGACAGCTGGTTTTCTGCAAATAACGGCATGCCATTGACAGAAATTCTCATTCAAGCTATCGATCCGGTAAACCCGTCCGTTCTTTATGCATCGCCGCATTATGAAGATGAAGAAGGTTATCATCGTGACGGAGGGCTTTATAAAACCATCGATGGTGGGGCTAATTGGCAGCCTGTCAACAATGGTCTTCCGGATATTACCACTTCCGAATCCAACGTGAATGCCATTTCCATAGATCCCATCAACCGCCAGATCGTTTATGCTGGGACTGATGGGGGGGGAGTATTTAAAAGTACCAATGGGGGCGAAAGCTGGGGACCCTTCAACAACGGTCTTGCAAATAAATGTGTGCTTGAGATTCTTATCAATCCAGCAAGCCCTGCTGAGCTTTATATAGGAACTTGGGGGGACGGGGTGTTTTGTACAGTTGATGGGGGAGGAAATTGGCGTTCTGGCGGCCTTTTAAACTCCATTGTGGCGGCCTTAGTCTTCGATCCGTCATCCCCATCGATTATCTATGCGGGGAAGGTAGAAAGCGGTGTGGTTAAAGGTGTTATCAATAAAGCAACATTGAATAATTCAATTATACCGATGATTAATTTGCTGTTAGATGACCCCTCATGATACAAAAAAAGAATCTCAAATTTCTGGATTGTGTAATAGAATGATACTCTAGCAGAGTTGGGCGATTCGTTTATTCTGTCATTAAATCATTATTTTTTTGTCAAATCTCAACAAACCCGCTCGATCAAATCAAAAAAAATGTGTAACTATTCAGCTCACCATGCTGAATTTGTTAAAAAAGTGCTTGACATGGTTTTCGGTTAAATTCTGTATTTTCCAGTGCGATTTGCAAACTGCCCAATTCACCCCCATTGAAGCACCGCTACGGCCTTTTGGTGCATGTTGAGCGAGGGCACGCGGCAGGCGGATCGCAGAAAAAATTACAAACCGTCCCAGGGGTAATTTTGGGACTAAAATTTCGATTTTAAAACCCGTGGTATAGTGTCGGCAAGACACAAACACGGGGGTTGGAGTGACAATCGATAACATCAATGTAGAAGAGACAATCCAGCGGGTTACCAGCTTGATAGCCGCTGAGCAGGATCTTTCACCGGCGCTGAAAAGCAGCCTGGAAGTTCTGTTGCTCTTGGTTTCATTGTTGTTGAATCGCCTTGGTCTCAATAGCAAAAACAGTAGCAAGCCGCCGTCGACCGATCCTTTCCGCACTAAAAAACCTCGTTCTGCGAGTGGTCGCAAACCCGGCGGTCAGCCTGGTCATGCTGGAACGACACTGAGACCTGTCAGTGATCCCGATATCATCAAGGAGATTGTTATCGATCGCAGCCTGCTTCCCCCTGGGCGCTATCGCAGCAGCGGCCACGAGGCACGCCAGGTCATTGACCTGGACATCACCACCCTGGTGACCGAATGGCGTGCCGAGATCGTGGTGGATGAACAGGGCAGACGTCATGTCGCACCGTTTCCGGAAGGGATCACCAGGCCGGTACAGTATGGCATCGGCGTGAAGGTCAATGTTGTGTATATGTCGCAGTTCCAGATGGTGCCATATAATCGGATCGAGGACCACTTCCTGGAGCAGATGGGTATTCCGGTCAGTAGCGGTTCCATTGTCAATTTCAACCGTGACGCCTTTGATCGTCTGGCCTTCTTCGAGCAGTGGGTGCAAAAGGCGTTGCAACAAGAGGGCTTGCTTCATGTCGACGAGACAGGGATCAACATCGGTGGCAAACGATGCTGGCTGCATAATGTTTCCAGTCTTGGGTTAAGCCATTTCGCTCCCCATGCAAAACGGGGCGGTGAGGCAATAGAGTCCATCGGTATCCTCCAAGGTTTCCACGGGATACTCTGCCACGATCACTGGAAACCCTATTTCCATTACGGCCGGGTTCATGCCTTGTGCAATGCGCACCATTTGCGTGAACTGGAACGGGCCTGGGAGCAAGATGGTCAACAATGGGCCCAGCAGCTCAGCCTGCTGCTCAAGGAGGCCAATGAGATGGTCCATGGCGCTGGCGGATGTCTCGATTCCGCCACGGCAGAGCAGTACAGGGTGCGATATCGAGAACTCTTGCAACAAGCCGAACTGGAATGCCCGGCACCAGCCCCTAAGGTCAAAAACGGAAAACGGGGACGAACAGCCAAATCGAAATCCACAAACCTGCTGGAGCGATTACAGAGCTTTGAAAACGACGTTCTTCGGTTCTTGGACGACCCGCTGGTGCCTTTCACCAATAACCAGGCAGAAAATGACCTGCGGATGATCAAGGTGCAGCAGAAGGTGTCAGGGTGCTTCCGTTCAATGGAAGGTGCAGAGACTTTCTGCCGCATCCGTAGCTACATCACGACCTGTAGAAAACAAGGCATTACTGCGTCCGAAGCCTTGCGATTGCTCTTCCTGGGCAAGTGGCCCGATTTCATGACCACGCTTGTGGATTCGGTTTGTGCTGAATAGTTACAATTTTTTCATCTTTTCCCTCCCGATGTAAACAGGACCACATGACTGTGATAAATCTTACTAGATGGCTCAATACCTATCCAGGTACCACCCTGAAAATTTATTATCGCCACATCTAATGGGCAAAAAGAATATGGCAATAATTCAAGCACTCCATGAATTCAAATGGTCTAGAAGACCTGACAAATGGCCAAGAGCGTCTCAGGAATAACATCAAGTCATGCCAACACAGAACGGATTGAGACTGCCAGTTTTCACCTTAATCATGCCCTGGTTATGTCCAAAAAAAATTAGACGCAGAGCCTGTGCCCCACTGGAGGTGAGTGCGGGGTCGGCACCTGCCGCCCCGTGACCTTTGCCACTTTCAGGATGAGTGTGGAGGCTCTGTCCCTTCAAAAAATTCCCCGGAGAAACACTCTTTCGACCAGCAAATCCTTGCGCGGCCGTTAACTTTAACTCCTGGAAAGAAATATTGTTCTTCTGCCAAGAAGTTCTTCGTGCGAATCACAAGCTATTTACTCGAAAGAGTGTAGGCACTTTTCCCTGCTTTTTTTGAATCATACAGGGCTATATCCGCTTTTTTGAACAATTCGCCGAAGTCTCCATCACCGGCATCAACCGCCCCCCCGATACTGACAGTAATATTGGTATGCGGGAACTTTCGGGCAACTTTTGCTGCAAACCCTGACAACAGTTGCTTGGCGTATTCATTCTGCCTGCCTACACCATCTATTTGGGGAAGAATGATGGCGAATTCATCGCCGCCGAGACGGAAGAGGTTCTCAGGGGGAAACAGCTGCTGCAGCAAGTCTGCAAAGGCGACCAGCACTCTGTCTCCTTCATCGTGACCATACTGATCATTGACTTCCTTAAAGTTATCCAGATCGGCGAGCAACAGTGCCGTACCCGGCTGACACAGGGTTTTCCGCATAAAATCCTGAAGGCTGCGTCGGTTATTCAATTTGGTTAAATGATCGGTATTGGCATCGATGAGCAGCTTGTTTTTGTATTGATGCTCGAGAGTTATATCCACAAAAAGATAGACATGGCCAGCCAGTCCGCCAAATATATCCAGCAGCCTTTCTTCATGAATTTTCAAAACTTTGTTTTTTGAAAGAAGCAAGATGGCTCCATCTTCCCTCTCAATGAGCCATCGTTTACTGCGCGTATATGGCTTGGATGCATCAATTAAAAAATCAACTTTTTTGCCGATGAATTCGGTGCGATCAAGAACAAAGATATCGATAAATTTTTGGTTGACGCTCGTAATATTCCTGTCCTTGTCGGTCACCATGACGGCAAAAGGCAGGCCTTCAATCAAGATGTTCAACTCGATCAGTAAATTCTGCAGATCGGTTACATCGTGAGCAAAGCCAACTGTGCCGATAACCTCACCATCGGTGTCAAAAATCGGTGATTTATAGGTTTTAAACTTACGAAGTTCATCACCGCATTTCACCGTTTCATCAAAGAGGCAGGTCTCCTTTTTGTTGAGAACAATCTCTTCAGATTCCAGGCAAATATATTCCCCCTGGGCGTATTCATCAGGTTCAAGATCCCAAATGTAGTAATGCCCGCGGCCTTGTACCTGATCCTTGGTCTTTTTAACGGTACGGCAGAAACTATCGTTGACTTTCAGGTGGGCTCCTCGAGCATCTTTAAACCAGATAAGCTCGGGCAGACTGTCTATCAGGGTATCCAGATATTTTTGGCCAAGGATGGCTTCTTCCCGTTCTTTAAATTGCCTTAAGATCCTGGCAAAGGAGGTCCGGAGTTTATCCTCAGCAAAAGGTTTGATCCAGACCTGGTCAAAGAGGTGGTGATGCTCGGCCAGAACAGGAAAGCTATCGGGAGTAAAGCAACCTATCACGGCAACCCGGTCACTTTTGATTGTCGCAATACGCCCTACTGACTCAGGAGCAACGGTGTCGAAATCAAGGATAATGACAGCGTAGTCGTTCAAGTCGATTTCTTCTATATTATGTGAACTAAGAAACTGAGGGGAAAACCGTTCCTCGGGTTGCACTCCCTGAAGAATCGTTTCGAGTTGAGTCCCCTGGGTAGCAATCAAGATATTGAGTAACCGATGATACATCGCCTAACTCCTTGGCAAAAAAAAGTGAAAGGCAGCTAGAAAGTTTAGATCCTGTTGTCTCTATAAAACTGATCCTATAGGCAATGTTACCTATTGTCAAAATTATCGAAACAGGGCCTCGGTCAAGCTGGTATTGGCCTGACTCCAGGGGATCGGGAAAATATCTGTTGCCCCCTTGACCCAACTTATCATGGATGTCGTTCGTGTTCCATCCGTGGATTGCCATAGCCCAAACAAAGCCCCTGTTTGCCTCCCCCATTTAGCTTGGTGATTCCGTGCTCAACGTGTATACCAAAAGACAACACCCTCGATAGGTCTGTGTTCACTGTTGCTTTCTTTTTGGATCAACGATCTTTGCATCAGATTCGCAACCAAACTGATTTGTCCCTTCCGGAGGCTGAAGATGTTCCCAGTATTTTCAACAACCAGGATCCAACCGGCGCCTACCGTGAAAACAGTCCTGTGCGTCGTTTTTTTGTCCTTTCTTTTTTCCCTTCTTGTTCCCCTGCAGGTTTGTGCCTGGACGCCGGGCCTCAAGGAGGCCGCCGAAGCGGTGGCCAGGGGAGAGGCCTCGTTGACGCAGCAGATGCATGTTTTCCTCCAGAACAAGGAGGTCAACCTCATGCGCATCAAGAATGTCATCTCCAAGGAGGTCTATACCTCCTGTCAAACCGGCTTTGAGTCGCTCAACACCAAATTTGCCCAACAGGCGGTGAGCGAGGCAGGGTTCCAAACCGATTTCAAGGCACGATCAGAGGGAGGCAAGCTCAACCCCGGCACTGACACCGATGTCAACTTCAGTGCTCGGGCAGGCAAGAAAATAGGGCTGAAAGATGTGGAGAAGATCGAACAGAATTATCAGCGCATCGTTCGCGAGCACTTCGCGGATCAGCAACTGACCGTTCCCGACGGAAGGATCAACACCGACACGGATTTCTTGCCCGATCCGAGCCAGATGTCGCGCCAGGAGTTCAAGAGGTGTGTTGACCATATCAATGCCAACGGCGGTACGGCCTATGAAAGCCCGCAGGCGGTCCGGGCGCAGATGAAGATCGACAAGATGACCGAGGGAGCCGTGGAGATGGAGGAGGCCATCGCCTTTTCCAGCGAAGGCAAGGCCTTGGCCCGGCAAAAGCTCAGTGATGCGAAAGCGCTGCGCCAAGATGCCGCCGCTCTCAAGACTACAAATCCAGGCCTTGCCGAAAAGCTCGAGGCCCAGGCCCAGCTTTGCGAATCCCAGGCCGCGAAGTATGCCAGCCGGATCGAGGACGTGAACAACAACCTGCGGCGATCCTACAACCTGTCCGAACTGCCCAAAAGCAGTAAGATTGTCGACGGGGAGGAGGTCCTGGTCGGTCTTGACAAGGCGCGGAGCAATATTCAGAACCTGCAGCGCGGCACCCAAACCGCGACCGACGCCTCGGCGATACGAGCCATGGAGGAGCAGTTGCTCCAGCGGGCCTCGGATCAGACCATCGACACCTTGGCGGAAATTGCAAAACTCGATCCCATGAAGGCCAATCAAGCTCGACGGGCGATCGCCGCCGAACTCAACACCATGCCGCCGGCCAAAGCCGGAGAGGCCATCAGCCGTCTCGAGCAGAGCCTGAGCAAGGATTTCGCCAAGAGCATTGCCAACGAAAGCCGCAGACTCGCCAATCTGGGCAAGTCGGCCGGTCAGGCCGCCGATGAGGTCGGGCTGAGCGCGGTCGATCGGGCAGTGGACAAGTTCGGCAAAATCGGGGTCAAGGCGCTCAAGGTCGGCATTATCGCCGGCGGGGCCTATTTCATGGGGAAGGATGGGGTCTATCATGCCCTGGAGCAGACCGAGGCCAACGACACCGAACTCGACTTCTTCTACAAGGTGTACAAAAACGCAGCCTGGTACGGCACCGGCATCGGCTACGCCTACGAAGAGGCGGAAAAGGAAGAAATCGCCCGCTACATGCGCGAGGTGGAGGCCGGCCGCGACCCTGGTATGAGCAAGCATGTCATCTTCACCATCCTCAAAACGCCCTATCTCATGGGGCGCGATATTGCCGTGGGCATTCTCTATGCCCCGGACGCCCTGCTCGAGGCCATCACCGGTGCCAAGGAGGCGGAGGCCAAGGAGCAGGCTGCCAAGGAGTTCCTGGCTGCGGTCCGCCTGGCGGTGCTGAACAAAAAAGAGACCGAGCAGGCGAAAAAACTGGCCAAGGAGATGGGGGTGCGGCCCGAGGATGAAAAGGCCTTCCTTGACTGTATGTGTCGGGCCTGCGGCGGCTCCCTGGGTGGTTTCTTCAACCCTGGCTGCACCTCCGACATCGGTCACGGTCCCTGCCAGTGCAACGGTCCGCTGACCATCTGGAAAACCCCCCTGCCCACCGGTGACAAAGACCGCCAGTATAGCTGCTTCAACAATATCACCAAGATGCATTACAATCAGGCCCAAGCGATTTTCGACAAGTGGCGGCAGCGGCTGCGTGATGAAAATTTCAACGCTGCCAAAAAGGATGTTGCCGCCATCAAGGACCACATGGAGAAGGGGGAATTCGTGGAGGCTGCTGATCGGTACCGGGGGATCCGGGATTTGATCGACGGCTACATGGTGCCCGGGCCGGGGGATG
Coding sequences within it:
- a CDS encoding IS66 family transposase — protein: MTIDNINVEETIQRVTSLIAAEQDLSPALKSSLEVLLLLVSLLLNRLGLNSKNSSKPPSTDPFRTKKPRSASGRKPGGQPGHAGTTLRPVSDPDIIKEIVIDRSLLPPGRYRSSGHEARQVIDLDITTLVTEWRAEIVVDEQGRRHVAPFPEGITRPVQYGIGVKVNVVYMSQFQMVPYNRIEDHFLEQMGIPVSSGSIVNFNRDAFDRLAFFEQWVQKALQQEGLLHVDETGINIGGKRCWLHNVSSLGLSHFAPHAKRGGEAIESIGILQGFHGILCHDHWKPYFHYGRVHALCNAHHLRELERAWEQDGQQWAQQLSLLLKEANEMVHGAGGCLDSATAEQYRVRYRELLQQAELECPAPAPKVKNGKRGRTAKSKSTNLLERLQSFENDVLRFLDDPLVPFTNNQAENDLRMIKVQQKVSGCFRSMEGAETFCRIRSYITTCRKQGITASEALRLLFLGKWPDFMTTLVDSVCAE
- a CDS encoding diguanylate cyclase; translated protein: MYHRLLNILIATQGTQLETILQGVQPEERFSPQFLSSHNIEEIDLNDYAVIILDFDTVAPESVGRIATIKSDRVAVIGCFTPDSFPVLAEHHHLFDQVWIKPFAEDKLRTSFARILRQFKEREEAILGQKYLDTLIDSLPELIWFKDARGAHLKVNDSFCRTVKKTKDQVQGRGHYYIWDLEPDEYAQGEYICLESEEIVLNKKETCLFDETVKCGDELRKFKTYKSPIFDTDGEVIGTVGFAHDVTDLQNLLIELNILIEGLPFAVMVTDKDRNITSVNQKFIDIFVLDRTEFIGKKVDFLIDASKPYTRSKRWLIEREDGAILLLSKNKVLKIHEERLLDIFGGLAGHVYLFVDITLEHQYKNKLLIDANTDHLTKLNNRRSLQDFMRKTLCQPGTALLLADLDNFKEVNDQYGHDEGDRVLVAFADLLQQLFPPENLFRLGGDEFAIILPQIDGVGRQNEYAKQLLSGFAAKVARKFPHTNITVSIGGAVDAGDGDFGELFKKADIALYDSKKAGKSAYTLSSK